From Neorickettsia helminthoeca str. Oregon:
GCAAGTTCATCACCCTGACATCCTGTTGAGAGTACAATTAACTTTTCGCGTTTACCCTTATAGTGTTCCAATCCAACTGCATCTAGGTAGTTTAGATCGTTCAGGTAACCAGTTTCCTTTGCAGCAGAGATCACAGAAAGCAGAGATCTACCAAGAACAACTACGGTTTTTCCGAGCTCATTTGCTATTCTAGTAATTGTCTCTATTCTGCCTATGTTGGAAGAGAAGAGCGTTACGACACACGCACCTTTAGCTTCTGAAATGCTTTCCTTTAGTGGCGCGTGCAGAACTGATTCGGACTTAGATCTCCCTTCAGAAAAGACATTCGTGGAATCGCATATCATGGCCAGCACACCCTTCTCCCGGAGTTCCTCAAGTCTTGCAAAGTCTGACGCTTCACCTACTACAGGATCGTCATCTATTTTCCAGTCCCCGCTGTGGAAAACCACACCCTCTTCTGTATGGATAGCTATTGCACTCATTTCCGGGACCGAGTGCGTCAGGTTGACAAATTCGAGGACGAATTCACCTAAATTGAGTACCACTCCAGGCTCCACGACATGGATCGGAAAGTGTACTTTATTATATCCAATTTTCTTTACTATGAAGTTTGCAGTAAACTGAGTCGTATAGACGGGTGCGCCTAATTTGTCCCACAAATACGGGAGAGCACCACAATGGTCCTCATGGGCGTGAGTGATAATTATTCCCAATAGATCGTCTTTTCGCTGTTCAATGAAACTTACGTCTGCAACAATAATATCTATCCCAGGTAGATCAGCATCAGCGAAGCCTGCACCGCAGTCTATCATGATCCATTTATCCCTGTACTTATACAGGCTGACGTTCATCCCTATTTCACCGGTTCCCCCAAGGGGTAAAAAACACAAACTACTATCTGTCATCGCTTAATAACCAATACTTATTTTCCATAAAATTGCATCCAAGCAACCCCCATCCAAAACACCGATACTCTTTTGTATGTCCCAATTCAGTAAGCGACTTCCTATAACTGGGGGCGCTGATTACGTAAAGTTGATGTTTCCCTTCCTGTACACGGTACCTATATACCCTTCAGGGACAATAAGAAAAGCAAAAACCTTTAAACTATTTCTAGATGGAAAGATTATAACAAAATCTATCGAAATTGCACACAGCCTATTTTCGCAGGGTGTCTACTACTGAATGATAATTCACCTTCTGGAAAGTATCTGCATAATTTAACACCTTTACTCATCAGTGATGAACCATCCCACTGTGATCACTGAGATTACACTGCGT
This genomic window contains:
- a CDS encoding ribonuclease J, which codes for MTDSSLCFLPLGGTGEIGMNVSLYKYRDKWIMIDCGAGFADADLPGIDIIVADVSFIEQRKDDLLGIIITHAHEDHCGALPYLWDKLGAPVYTTQFTANFIVKKIGYNKVHFPIHVVEPGVVLNLGEFVLEFVNLTHSVPEMSAIAIHTEEGVVFHSGDWKIDDDPVVGEASDFARLEELREKGVLAMICDSTNVFSEGRSKSESVLHAPLKESISEAKGACVVTLFSSNIGRIETITRIANELGKTVVVLGRSLLSVISAAKETGYLNDLNYLDAVGLEHYKGKREKLIVLSTGCQGDELASVNRLSLGTHTALTLKEGDTVIFSSKMIPGNEKRIAKMINRFIAMHVSVITERTHTVHVSGHPYRDELKQMYQLLKPNTVIPVHGENLHLYEHAKFAEKCGVKNSLVAADGDIIEISKAGGAQKIGKTDVGFWCVDNEELQHPDSHLIKTRKKLQSAGMILVVLIMNKKMRLIRRPSIATFGYSETGGWKENALVAIEKDLRSERNVDFKTITKATRKIVRNSLIYKNKIPLIEIQIERV